The Halomicronema hongdechloris C2206 genome includes a window with the following:
- a CDS encoding phycobilisome rod-core linker polypeptide codes for MTLPLLSYSPNSQNQRVAAYEAPGEEKPRVFSTDDVLSSTDMDNLIEAAYRQIFFHAFKWDREIVLESQLRNGQLTVRDFIRGLLLSKTFYNSFYEKNSNYRFVEQCVQRVLGRDPYSEREKIAWSIVVATKGIQGFVEELLDSDEYLNNFGYSTVPYQRRRILPGREEGERPFNIKSPRYDAYYRNQLGFPQIVWQTQVKRFVPQDKRVTEGNPAMFLGMARSISPSVSPPRVTTGNINIATQVPYRRVPQ; via the coding sequence GTGACTCTTCCACTGTTGAGTTATTCCCCAAATAGTCAAAACCAGCGGGTTGCTGCGTACGAAGCCCCGGGCGAAGAAAAGCCTCGTGTCTTTTCCACGGATGACGTCCTCTCATCCACTGACATGGATAATCTGATTGAGGCGGCCTATCGCCAAATCTTCTTCCATGCTTTCAAGTGGGACCGTGAGATCGTTCTGGAGTCCCAACTCCGGAATGGTCAATTGACGGTGCGTGACTTCATTCGTGGCCTGTTGCTGTCCAAAACCTTCTACAACAGCTTTTACGAAAAGAACAGTAACTATCGGTTCGTAGAGCAGTGTGTGCAGCGGGTGTTGGGGCGCGATCCCTATAGCGAACGGGAGAAAATCGCCTGGTCTATCGTGGTAGCCACCAAAGGCATTCAGGGATTCGTCGAAGAACTGCTAGACAGCGACGAATACTTGAATAACTTTGGCTACAGCACAGTGCCTTATCAGCGCCGTCGTATCCTGCCGGGACGGGAAGAAGGTGAACGGCCCTTCAATATCAAGTCTCCCCGATACGACGCCTACTATCGCAATCAGCTGGGCTTCCCCCAAATCGTCTGGCAGACCCAGGTCAAGCGCTTTGTTCCCCAGGACAAGCGAGTTACCGAGGGCAATCCAGCCATGTTCTTGGGTATGGCCCGTAGCATTTCCCCCAGTGTGTCTCCCCCGCGGGTGACCACCGGCAATATCAACATTGCCACCCAGGTGCCTTACCGCAGGGTGCCCCAATAA
- a CDS encoding NAD-dependent epimerase/dehydratase family protein, whose translation MRVLVIGGDGYCGWATALYLSNHGHDVGILDNLVRRHWDAQLQVETLTPIAPIQTRLQRWTDLTGKSIDLFVGDINDYPFLESAMRQFQPEAVVHFGEQRSAPFSMIDREHAVLTQVNNVVGTLNLLYVIRDHFPDCHLVKLGTMGEYGTPNIDIEEGYITIEHNGRKDTLPYPKQPGSFYHLSKVHDSHNIHFACKIWGLRATDLNQGVVYGVLTEETGMDEVLINRLDYDGVFGTALNRFCIQAAVDHPLTVYGKGGQTRAFLDIRDTVRCVELAVANPAKSGEFRVFNQFTEMFSVGDLAAMVKKAGSAMGMKVEINHLDNPRVEAEEHYFNAKNTNLLDLGLHPHYLSDSLLDSLLNFAVKYKQRVDHAQILPRVKWRR comes from the coding sequence ATGAGAGTCTTAGTAATTGGCGGCGACGGATATTGCGGTTGGGCTACGGCTCTGTATCTGTCTAATCATGGCCACGACGTTGGCATCCTGGATAATCTGGTCCGGCGGCATTGGGATGCCCAACTCCAAGTCGAGACCCTAACTCCTATCGCACCGATCCAAACCCGCTTGCAGCGCTGGACGGATCTCACGGGCAAGAGCATCGACCTGTTCGTTGGCGACATCAACGATTATCCTTTCCTGGAATCGGCCATGCGGCAGTTCCAACCAGAGGCGGTGGTGCACTTCGGCGAACAACGCTCGGCTCCCTTCTCCATGATTGACCGTGAGCACGCGGTGCTGACCCAGGTGAATAACGTGGTCGGTACCCTGAACTTGCTCTATGTCATCCGCGACCACTTCCCCGACTGTCACCTAGTGAAGTTGGGCACCATGGGCGAGTATGGCACCCCCAATATTGACATCGAAGAGGGCTATATCACCATCGAGCACAACGGCCGCAAAGATACGCTGCCCTATCCGAAGCAGCCTGGCTCCTTCTATCACCTCAGCAAGGTGCATGATTCCCACAATATTCACTTCGCCTGTAAGATTTGGGGTCTGCGGGCTACCGACCTAAACCAGGGAGTGGTGTACGGCGTCTTGACCGAAGAAACCGGCATGGATGAGGTGTTGATTAATCGCCTCGATTACGATGGGGTCTTTGGCACGGCCCTGAATCGCTTCTGCATTCAGGCGGCGGTAGATCATCCCCTGACGGTCTATGGCAAAGGCGGCCAAACCCGAGCATTTTTAGACATTCGCGACACGGTCCGGTGTGTCGAGTTAGCGGTGGCCAACCCGGCCAAATCAGGAGAATTCCGCGTCTTCAACCAGTTTACGGAAATGTTCAGCGTCGGCGATCTGGCCGCCATGGTGAAGAAGGCCGGTAGCGCCATGGGCATGAAGGTGGAAATTAATCACCTGGACAATCCTCGGGTGGAAGCTGAGGAGCACTACTTCAACGCCAAGAACACCAACCTGCTGGATCTGGGGCTGCATCCCCATTATCTGTCAGATTCTCTGCTCGATTCCCTGCTGAACTTCGCGGTGAAGTACAAACAGCGGGTCGATCACGCTCAGATTCTACCTCGAGTGAAGTGGCGCAGATAA
- a CDS encoding glycosyltransferase family 4 protein, with amino-acid sequence MRIALFTETFLPKVDGIVTRLKHTVDHLQRLGDQVMVFSPEGGLREYKGAQIRGVSGMPFPLYPELKLALPRPSIGESLEDFKPDLVHVVNPAVLGLAGIYYAKTLRLPLVASYHTHLPKYLEHYGLGMLEGLMWELIKAMHNQAQLNLCTSTAMRSELSDHGIERVEVWQRGVDTELFRPALASVEMRSHLSQGHPDAPLLLYIGRLSAEKEIDQIKPVLQAIPGARLALVGDGPYRAELEKHFEDTPTHFVGYLEGEQLAAAYAAADAFIFPSRTETLGLVLLEAMAAGCPVVAADSGGIPDIVTDGVNGYLFDPVDEQGAVIATRRLLSGQTDREALRHNARAEAEKWGWSAATQQLQGFYQAVLAELAMPLAA; translated from the coding sequence ATGCGCATCGCCCTCTTCACAGAAACCTTTTTGCCCAAGGTCGATGGGATTGTGACGCGGCTCAAACACACGGTGGATCACCTGCAACGCCTGGGAGATCAGGTGATGGTGTTTTCTCCGGAAGGAGGGCTGAGGGAATATAAGGGGGCTCAGATCCGGGGGGTGTCGGGCATGCCCTTTCCCCTGTATCCCGAGTTGAAGCTGGCTTTACCCCGTCCCTCCATTGGTGAATCCCTGGAGGACTTCAAACCGGATTTAGTCCATGTGGTCAATCCTGCCGTGTTGGGGCTGGCGGGCATTTATTATGCCAAGACCCTGCGTCTGCCCTTGGTGGCTTCTTACCATACCCATCTGCCCAAGTATCTGGAGCACTATGGCTTGGGCATGTTGGAGGGGCTGATGTGGGAGTTGATTAAGGCCATGCATAACCAGGCTCAGCTGAATCTCTGCACCTCTACGGCCATGCGGTCGGAACTCAGTGATCATGGCATCGAGCGGGTCGAGGTGTGGCAGCGGGGGGTGGATACGGAACTGTTTCGGCCGGCGTTGGCTAGCGTTGAGATGCGATCGCATCTCAGCCAAGGCCATCCCGACGCCCCCCTGCTACTCTACATTGGTCGTCTCTCGGCCGAGAAAGAAATCGATCAGATTAAACCGGTGCTGCAGGCCATTCCGGGGGCCCGGCTGGCCCTGGTGGGAGACGGCCCTTACCGGGCGGAGCTAGAGAAGCATTTTGAAGACACGCCGACCCACTTCGTGGGCTATCTGGAAGGGGAGCAACTGGCGGCAGCCTACGCCGCCGCCGATGCCTTCATTTTCCCGTCCCGTACCGAAACTCTGGGGTTAGTGCTGCTGGAAGCCATGGCTGCCGGTTGTCCAGTGGTGGCGGCTGACTCTGGCGGCATTCCCGACATCGTCACCGATGGGGTCAACGGTTATCTATTCGATCCTGTCGATGAGCAAGGAGCCGTCATCGCCACTCGTCGGTTGCTATCGGGGCAGACTGACCGAGAAGCCCTACGCCACAATGCCCGGGCCGAGGCAGAAAAATGGGGTTGGTCAGCCGCCACCCAGCAACTGCAAGGGTTCTATCAAGCGGTGTTGGCGGAGTTAGCCATGCCCTTGGCAGCTTAG
- a CDS encoding pyridoxal phosphate-dependent decarboxylase family protein, producing the protein MALSGLPGTAFIDPFGNNRSEIESLVQQVTLHILDYLTQAAGHQPLPEVKQGVSARIPDQPTEMAALLEQLWQLMAQAMNPAHPGYLGHMDPLPTTASVLADWVAAALNNNMLSVEMSPVFSQLEPQVLQELAREFGLPESAGGSLVSGGSLANLQALAVARNAKLGSLRRGIVGLEKAPVILASAVAHTSIHKAAMMLGLGTEAVVPISVNQNSQLQPQQLCDRIQQSRALGQHPFAIVATAGTTVTGNIDPLLEIAAIAREQGLWFHVDAAYGGALIFSQRQRWRLAGIEQADSITVNPQKWLYVTKTCASVLFRDMAQLHHHFRVAAPYMNSDADWTNLGEIAVQGTRHVDVLKLWLSLQHLGRQGYDRLIEASYRLTEQVLQEIHRRPFLELASHPEMNIVCFRGCPSTLPSAQWDTWNANLQTYLQKRSWFLSLPAYRGQRWLKLVLLNPYTDTCHISQLFQVIDEFAGLA; encoded by the coding sequence GTGGCGCTATCTGGTTTACCTGGTACGGCATTCATTGACCCCTTCGGCAATAATCGATCTGAGATCGAGAGCCTGGTGCAGCAGGTGACACTTCACATTCTGGACTATCTCACCCAAGCTGCTGGTCATCAGCCATTGCCTGAGGTGAAACAGGGGGTTTCGGCTAGGATCCCGGATCAGCCCACCGAGATGGCGGCTCTGTTGGAGCAGCTGTGGCAGCTCATGGCCCAGGCTATGAACCCAGCTCACCCAGGCTATTTAGGTCATATGGACCCTCTGCCAACGACGGCGTCGGTGCTGGCAGATTGGGTGGCAGCGGCGCTCAACAACAATATGTTGAGTGTGGAGATGTCTCCTGTCTTTTCTCAGCTGGAACCGCAGGTATTGCAGGAACTGGCCCGAGAGTTTGGCTTGCCAGAGTCTGCCGGGGGCAGCTTGGTCAGTGGCGGCTCCCTGGCTAATCTGCAGGCACTGGCGGTGGCCCGTAATGCTAAGCTCGGCAGTCTGCGACGGGGAATTGTGGGTCTAGAAAAGGCGCCGGTGATTTTGGCTTCGGCGGTGGCGCACACTTCCATTCATAAGGCGGCCATGATGCTGGGGTTGGGCACAGAGGCGGTGGTGCCGATATCGGTGAATCAGAATTCGCAACTGCAGCCGCAGCAGTTGTGCGATCGCATCCAGCAGAGCCGAGCCCTGGGCCAGCATCCCTTCGCCATCGTGGCCACGGCGGGCACGACCGTCACCGGCAACATCGACCCTCTCCTGGAGATTGCTGCCATCGCCCGCGAGCAGGGCCTATGGTTCCACGTGGATGCCGCCTACGGCGGCGCCTTGATCTTTTCTCAGCGACAGCGCTGGCGCCTAGCCGGCATCGAGCAGGCCGATTCCATCACCGTCAACCCCCAGAAGTGGCTGTACGTGACTAAGACCTGTGCCTCGGTTCTGTTTCGAGACATGGCGCAGCTGCACCATCACTTTCGGGTAGCTGCCCCCTACATGAACAGCGATGCCGACTGGACCAATTTGGGAGAAATTGCCGTCCAGGGGACCCGCCATGTGGATGTGCTGAAGCTATGGCTATCCCTGCAACATTTGGGACGGCAAGGCTACGACCGTTTGATTGAGGCCAGTTATCGCCTGACTGAACAGGTGCTTCAGGAAATCCATCGCCGCCCCTTTCTGGAACTGGCCAGTCACCCTGAGATGAATATTGTTTGCTTTCGCGGCTGTCCCTCCACCCTGCCCTCAGCTCAGTGGGATACCTGGAACGCTAACCTGCAGACCTATCTGCAAAAGCGCTCCTGGTTTCTCTCTCTGCCGGCCTATCGGGGGCAGCGCTGGCTGAAGCTGGTGCTGCTGAATCCCTATACCGACACCTGCCACATTAGCCAACTATTCCAGGTCATCGATGAGTTTGCTGGCCTGGCCTGA
- a CDS encoding sigma-70 family RNA polymerase sigma factor produces MSQSITVSWSSIPATQGSVAAPDQLSNSELIERCQAQLRPDRVAFAELLRRYQSHIDRLLYHLAPDWSDRADLAQEVWIRVYRNIRRLNDPRKFKGWLSRIATNLFYDELRKRKRVNPALSLDAPRLLHDGEVEWELPTDEPSPVDSLMTQEFYDHLQQSIAELPEVFRTTIVLREIQGLAYEEIADITGVSLGTVKSRIARARQRLQTDLHPYLDAHL; encoded by the coding sequence ATGAGTCAATCCATCACGGTGTCCTGGTCGTCTATACCGGCTACTCAAGGATCAGTAGCCGCTCCTGACCAACTGTCTAATTCCGAATTGATCGAACGGTGCCAAGCGCAGCTGCGGCCTGATCGAGTGGCGTTTGCCGAATTACTGCGGCGTTATCAGTCCCACATCGATCGCCTGCTGTATCATTTGGCCCCAGACTGGTCGGATCGCGCTGATCTGGCTCAGGAAGTCTGGATTCGGGTGTATCGCAATATTCGACGGTTGAACGATCCTAGGAAGTTTAAGGGATGGTTGAGTCGCATTGCTACCAACCTGTTCTACGACGAGCTGCGCAAGCGCAAACGGGTGAACCCGGCGCTCTCGTTGGATGCTCCTCGCTTACTGCATGACGGTGAGGTGGAGTGGGAATTGCCCACAGATGAGCCCAGCCCGGTCGATAGTCTGATGACTCAGGAGTTTTACGACCATCTGCAACAATCCATCGCCGAGCTGCCTGAGGTGTTTCGCACCACCATCGTGTTGCGAGAGATTCAAGGGTTGGCCTACGAAGAGATTGCCGACATCACGGGAGTATCTTTGGGGACGGTGAAGTCCCGCATTGCTCGGGCCCGGCAACGGCTCCAGACCGACCTGCATCCTTATCTGGATGCTCACCTGTAG
- a CDS encoding anti-sigma factor family protein has product MTSKQYSPLTCEHLARSRSVETMREPIQELDVIKRDRFELLSAYLDGEVSPDERHLVNTWLSSDPSAKCLYQRLLHLRQGFQTSMPPASRDCEATIQGVFHCLNRRLRLTCMASVGVVVLGILGGLSNAWAPRLGGVATMVGLPGASSGDLQITLDQPAIAIPKAGAVVPEAPVDN; this is encoded by the coding sequence ATGACCTCTAAACAGTATTCGCCATTGACCTGTGAGCATCTCGCCCGTAGTCGTTCGGTTGAGACTATGCGGGAGCCGATACAGGAGTTGGATGTGATCAAGCGAGACCGTTTCGAATTGCTGAGTGCCTATCTAGACGGGGAAGTGAGCCCTGATGAACGGCACCTAGTCAATACTTGGCTGAGTAGTGATCCGAGCGCCAAGTGTCTCTACCAGCGGCTTTTGCATCTACGTCAGGGGTTTCAAACCTCAATGCCGCCAGCCTCTCGCGATTGTGAAGCCACGATACAGGGTGTATTTCACTGTCTCAATCGGCGTCTGCGGCTAACCTGCATGGCCAGTGTTGGCGTGGTAGTCTTAGGCATCTTGGGTGGACTCTCGAATGCCTGGGCTCCCCGCCTCGGCGGAGTGGCCACGATGGTGGGCCTGCCAGGAGCCTCCAGTGGCGACCTGCAAATTACCCTGGACCAACCTGCGATCGCAATTCCCAAAGCGGGTGCCGTTGTCCCCGAGGCCCCCGTAGACAATTGA
- a CDS encoding IS1096 element passenger TnpR family protein, giving the protein MAFDIRRLDGLDYDDAEPLLEDYIIEAVEAFANSATGKAHIERFPEGGDWIGTFIEMAYLYGGFTLSKMTKANAQEVMEYILPRKLTLLDPSDTDGAIDELVAFWRFLAKTYRLRSAHAIAAYLQSIADKFPQWMFDPARGGMAKNFMMQGLQAGYDMTTQEGLETFQAEYNRNLPAQSSTPAGMLDIPIPMDTPPADMKAVFDQLGLELPEVGQPVNLKALAEQFLGVLEQLDPAEAEQLIASMEDDLDDLDDASIEAPPSAAAGGQSTDLRTLLLQDSFNQDIPLTEAEQALLRDTTISETGPGTILQDFQTTLDFIGADGVPVSGKLQHLSLKLLGELNGQLSHPIAIDLKRPQQKSYPNIHGLYLLLRATGITEVVAKGKQLRLRLHPDVYASWQQLTPAERYFTLLEAWFLRSHPEMLGEERSGPFTMGDRCLKVWPTLHQKTNQTFPDYGRQDILAYWPGFYNIALMEMFGFVELTHGKPDPGKGWRLKKLMPCNWGNALMKLLFNAHMAVGLQWPSAMDATQPFGDLQPILQPYFPDWQQNLAVPSYPFRPGRHIFKVSLGNIWRRIGISGEATLADLSQVILNSVGFDRDHLDQFTYKSPTGRTVEVMHPGFTYDEGLPTTVEVLIGSLPLSEGGTMEYLFDFGDCWRFQVQLEAIDPEADSEAPPASRKTKPAKKRRAKKQRPVGEVLAAHGEAPEQYPVYEDEW; this is encoded by the coding sequence ATGGCCTTTGACATCCGTCGCCTTGATGGTCTCGACTACGACGATGCCGAGCCCTTACTGGAGGACTACATTATCGAGGCCGTCGAGGCCTTTGCCAACTCAGCTACCGGCAAAGCCCACATAGAGCGGTTTCCAGAGGGCGGAGACTGGATTGGCACCTTCATCGAAATGGCCTACCTCTATGGCGGCTTTACCTTATCTAAGATGACCAAGGCCAACGCCCAGGAGGTGATGGAGTACATTCTGCCGCGCAAGCTGACTCTGCTGGATCCCAGCGATACTGATGGGGCCATTGATGAGCTGGTGGCCTTCTGGCGGTTTCTTGCCAAGACCTATCGCTTGCGCAGCGCCCATGCGATCGCAGCCTACCTGCAGTCCATCGCAGATAAATTTCCCCAATGGATGTTCGACCCAGCTCGGGGAGGGATGGCCAAAAATTTCATGATGCAGGGTCTGCAAGCCGGTTACGACATGACCACCCAGGAAGGGTTGGAGACCTTTCAGGCCGAATACAACCGAAACCTGCCAGCCCAATCGTCAACCCCGGCAGGGATGCTCGATATCCCCATCCCCATGGATACCCCCCCCGCCGACATGAAAGCCGTCTTCGATCAGCTGGGGCTAGAGCTGCCCGAGGTGGGGCAGCCAGTCAACCTAAAGGCCCTGGCAGAGCAGTTCCTGGGAGTCTTGGAGCAGCTCGATCCGGCTGAGGCAGAGCAGCTGATCGCTAGTATGGAAGACGATCTAGACGATCTAGACGACGCCAGCATCGAAGCACCTCCCTCAGCCGCTGCAGGCGGCCAATCCACTGACCTGCGCACGCTGCTGCTGCAGGACAGTTTCAACCAGGACATCCCGTTAACGGAAGCAGAGCAAGCCCTACTGCGGGATACAACCATCAGCGAGACAGGCCCCGGCACGATTCTGCAAGACTTTCAAACCACCTTAGACTTCATCGGGGCCGATGGGGTACCGGTCAGCGGCAAGCTACAACACCTTTCCCTGAAGCTACTCGGAGAGCTAAATGGGCAATTGAGCCATCCCATCGCCATTGACCTGAAGCGACCCCAGCAAAAATCCTATCCCAACATCCACGGGCTCTACTTACTGCTGCGGGCCACCGGCATCACCGAGGTCGTGGCCAAGGGTAAACAATTGCGGCTGCGGCTGCATCCTGATGTATATGCTTCCTGGCAGCAGCTGACCCCCGCCGAGCGATACTTTACCCTGCTAGAAGCCTGGTTCCTTCGCAGTCATCCAGAAATGTTGGGCGAAGAGCGCTCCGGTCCTTTTACCATGGGCGATCGTTGCCTCAAAGTGTGGCCCACCCTACATCAGAAAACCAACCAAACCTTCCCGGACTATGGCCGTCAGGACATTCTCGCCTACTGGCCCGGCTTCTATAACATTGCCTTGATGGAGATGTTTGGCTTCGTTGAGCTGACCCACGGCAAACCCGACCCAGGCAAGGGCTGGCGCCTGAAAAAGCTCATGCCCTGCAATTGGGGCAATGCCCTGATGAAGCTGCTATTCAACGCTCACATGGCCGTCGGCTTACAGTGGCCTAGTGCCATGGATGCTACCCAGCCCTTTGGCGATCTCCAGCCTATCCTGCAACCCTATTTCCCAGACTGGCAACAAAACTTAGCGGTGCCCAGCTACCCCTTCCGCCCCGGACGACACATTTTCAAAGTGTCCTTGGGCAACATCTGGCGACGGATCGGGATCTCGGGTGAAGCAACCCTGGCCGATCTGAGTCAGGTAATTCTGAACTCGGTCGGGTTTGACCGGGATCATCTGGATCAGTTCACCTACAAGTCGCCCACGGGCCGCACGGTGGAAGTCATGCATCCTGGGTTCACCTATGACGAGGGCTTGCCGACCACAGTGGAAGTCCTCATCGGCAGTCTGCCACTGTCGGAAGGCGGCACCATGGAATACCTGTTCGACTTTGGCGACTGCTGGAGATTTCAGGTACAGCTAGAAGCCATAGACCCTGAGGCCGACTCGGAAGCCCCGCCAGCATCCCGCAAGACTAAGCCAGCAAAGAAGCGCCGGGCCAAAAAACAGCGCCCTGTCGGCGAAGTCTTAGCCGCCCACGGCGAAGCCCCCGAGCAATATCCAGTCTACGAGGATGAGTGGTGA
- the hetZ gene encoding heterocyst differentiation protein HetZ: MEGLFDTLLSELVNATQSAEKNCRPIAERMTQEVLRICSESSRIQASGDIRHWALTLGRHRLKQCVGYYQLGSRQGRVELHSTLSAIVYRYITPPQVQASYQARLNLIEDFLQGFYVESLNALRREYHLPDTYQPRTLLELAEYMAFSERYGKRRIPLPGRRSQQLIILRAQTFAKQQPPEMVIDIEQATEYSSNDNEDSRSMGSSQRLREQMVVQDEELSEDTLRLRVVEALLSYLKDRDQEDCADYFTLRLLDLPTQEIESLLKLSPRERDYLQQRFKYHLLRFALSHHWELVHEWLEADLERNLGLTPQQWQNLQDTISQKQVKLLQLKQEGHADVDIARNLGLTPTQFQKQWTKLLEQAWEIRNL, from the coding sequence GTGGAAGGCTTATTTGACACACTGCTCAGCGAACTAGTAAACGCCACGCAATCTGCCGAAAAAAATTGTCGGCCCATTGCGGAGCGAATGACCCAGGAAGTCCTGCGCATCTGCTCAGAGAGTTCGCGTATTCAGGCTTCTGGGGATATTCGCCATTGGGCATTGACGTTGGGGCGACATCGCCTGAAGCAATGTGTCGGGTACTACCAGCTGGGATCCCGTCAGGGCCGGGTAGAACTCCACAGCACCCTCAGCGCCATTGTCTATCGATACATCACGCCACCCCAGGTGCAGGCTAGCTATCAGGCCCGTCTCAATCTGATTGAAGACTTCCTGCAAGGATTCTATGTCGAATCCCTCAATGCCCTGCGGCGGGAATATCACTTGCCGGACACCTACCAACCCCGCACCCTGTTGGAGCTGGCAGAATACATGGCCTTCAGTGAGCGCTATGGCAAGCGCCGCATTCCCCTGCCAGGACGCCGTAGCCAACAGCTAATTATTTTGCGGGCCCAGACCTTTGCCAAGCAGCAGCCCCCGGAAATGGTCATCGACATCGAACAGGCCACCGAATATAGCAGCAATGATAATGAGGACTCCCGCAGTATGGGATCTTCCCAGCGGTTACGGGAGCAGATGGTGGTTCAAGACGAGGAACTGTCAGAAGATACCCTGCGCCTTCGAGTCGTCGAGGCCCTACTGAGCTATCTAAAAGATCGCGATCAGGAAGACTGTGCCGACTACTTTACCCTGCGCCTATTAGATCTGCCCACCCAGGAAATCGAATCCCTGTTGAAATTGTCTCCACGGGAACGGGACTACTTACAGCAGCGGTTTAAGTATCACCTGCTGCGCTTTGCCCTCTCGCATCACTGGGAACTAGTGCACGAATGGCTGGAAGCCGACCTAGAGCGTAACCTGGGGCTGACTCCCCAGCAGTGGCAGAATCTGCAGGACACCATTTCCCAGAAACAAGTGAAGCTGCTGCAGCTGAAGCAGGAAGGCCATGCCGATGTTGACATTGCCCGTAACTTAGGATTAACACCGACTCAATTTCAAAAACAATGGACTAAGCTGCTAGAACAGGCCTGGGAAATTCGTAACCTCTAA
- a CDS encoding PatU, whose translation MQDRFQALLKRQLQLDIERRPPLFPWEKELQDYPVDMPSELASTTPGPLPYLWLHQLRSLSLPTPLPDELLDTLLQRCQALIQRPLKSGVRLVKVVETLFPEQPQAVERLAGMVLTPAYRGQLMTDPGTTELTYDQANPQQQMALSLLAARQIFDTLILDLSAQQPQVSRQWMTDVGLLRLTASYEAEAARVMVQAELPAAGRVSLGQAPQRATSTSSTGPVTVTLEDVSAQVYALEVELAGTALQFAIHLT comes from the coding sequence GTGCAAGATCGTTTTCAAGCCCTTTTAAAGCGGCAACTACAACTGGATATCGAGCGGCGCCCACCCCTGTTTCCCTGGGAAAAAGAGCTGCAAGACTACCCGGTGGACATGCCCTCTGAGTTGGCCTCGACCACCCCTGGCCCGTTACCTTACCTGTGGTTACATCAGTTGCGATCGCTATCCTTACCGACGCCCCTACCGGACGAGCTGCTGGATACTCTGCTGCAGCGATGCCAAGCCTTGATTCAGCGGCCTCTAAAGTCTGGAGTGCGGCTGGTTAAGGTGGTTGAGACCTTGTTTCCGGAGCAGCCGCAGGCGGTAGAGCGTTTGGCGGGGATGGTATTGACCCCTGCCTATCGAGGACAGTTGATGACAGACCCCGGGACGACAGAGTTGACCTACGACCAGGCCAATCCGCAGCAACAGATGGCCTTGTCCCTGCTGGCGGCGCGCCAGATCTTTGACACGTTGATCTTAGACCTATCGGCCCAACAGCCCCAGGTCAGCCGGCAATGGATGACGGACGTCGGCCTATTGCGATTGACGGCATCCTACGAGGCCGAAGCAGCTCGGGTAATGGTGCAGGCGGAGCTGCCTGCCGCTGGTCGGGTGAGTTTAGGCCAGGCTCCTCAACGGGCCACCAGTACCAGCTCGACTGGACCTGTGACGGTAACCCTGGAGGACGTGTCTGCTCAAGTCTATGCCCTGGAGGTGGAACTAGCCGGAACCGCCTTGCAATTCGCCATCCATCTCACCTGA